ATGCCGACACGAAGAGCTTGTTAGACAGCGGTCATGCCGACGGCAATTACATCACCGCCAAAGACAAGCACGTGATCGTGATCGGCGGGGGTGATACCGGCACCGACTGTGTGGGTACCGCCATACGGCACGGCTGCGCGACCGTCACACAGTTTGAAATCACGACGCGTCCGCCCGAAATGCGGGCTGACAGCAACCCCTGGCCCGAATGGCCGGGCGTGTACAAGCTCGACTACGGTCAGGAGGAAGCCCGCGCCAAATTCGGCGACGATCCGCGGCAGTATGAGGTCATGACCAAACAGTTTAAAGCCGACAAAAAAGGGCGGGTCAAAGAGCTGCACACCGTGCAAATCCGCTGGGTGATCGGCGATGACGGCCGCATGAAGCCCGAAGAGGTCGAAGGCAGCGCACGTAGCTGGAAAGCCGACCTCGTGCTCCTCGCGATGGGCTTCACCGGCCCCGAAAACCCGCTCCCGGAAGCCTTCGGCGTCGAGCAGGACACCCGCAGCAACGTACGCGCCCGCTACGGCGACTTTGCGACCAACATCGAAGGCGTATTTGCAGCCGGCGACATGCGCCGCGGCCAAAGCCTCGTCGTCTGGGCCATCAACGAAGGCCGCGCAGTTGCAGAAGCCGTCAACAAATGGGTCATGCGGTAACGCGATGAGTTCCGGTTACACGGTTTGCCAGGTCAAACCGTATGGCCGCATTGTAGGGACGCACCCTTGTGGTCGCTCCACGAAACCCGAGACCACCACGGAAACCGGATTTGAAAGAAGCAGGGCACAAACGACGCCTGCTGTTGACCCCAAAATGCGCAATCGTAGGGGCGCACCCTCGTGGTCGCCCCACGAAGTCCGGAACAACAACGGAATCCCGGATCGTCGGCCAAAAGGTAGATATACAGCAAACCAGCGCGTCCTGTAGGGACGCCATGTGGGTAGAAACGAACCGCCCCCCGAAATAACCGGAATGCCGCAGGCATGATGCGACCGTCGGAGCCCCCCGCATCGCGTTTATCCCAAACACCTGAAAACACATGGCGTACCTACGGCACGCTGATGTTTTTTCGCGGCGACCGGTTTTCTACCCACAGAATGCCCCCTACAGGGCAGGATTAGTTTGTTAGTGGCATTGGGATCTCTCAGAAGCCCCCGGCGTCGAGCAGGACACCCGCAGACAAAGCCTCGTCGTCTGGGTCATCCACGAAGGCTGGGCAGTCGCAGAAGCCGTGGACAAGTGGGTCATGCGGTGATTTTGTTAAGTATGATTGCGGGAAAGTGGTTAGTTATATTTCAAAAAATAAATCACTAAAATCAACTTACATTATGAATACTTACCTTTTTGCATGGAATCCCACAAAATGGTCGTGGACTGACCTGGCCCAGAATATTGAGAGTCTTAACCAGACCGGACGCGTTATTCAAAAATGGAGCTGCGTCAGTCATAAACAGGTTCGACTTGGTGACCGTGCATTTCTCGTTCGGCTTGGTACGGAGCCAAAAGGGATCATGGGTTCAGGCACCATAATCTCGGAGGCTTTTTTATCAGAGCACTGGAGCGGCGAAGATAAACTTGTGCACAGGGTTTTTATAGAGTTTGATACCCTACTCAATCCCATGAAGGAACCAATTTTAAGCCTGGAAGCTCTTGATATTGGAAAACTTTCAAGGCAGGTTTGGACCCCGCAAGCATCCGGTATTTCCATTAAACCAGACGTTACGAATGAACTTGAGGCTATTTGGTTTAATTTTTTAAATGATCGTGAACCTGAAGAAACCATAGCCGACGATGCTGCATCGGACAGCTATTTTGAAGGTGCAACAAGGGCAGTTATAAGTACAAACCGTGAACGTAACCCACACGCAAGAGCTGCATGCTTAAGGCACTATGGATATAAATGTATCGTGTGTGAATTTGATTTCGAAAAAGTTTATGGCGAAGCTGGCCGTGAATTTATTCATGTTCATCATTTGAGCGAGGTGGCAAATAAAAAGGGTGTTTATAAAATCGACCCTATCGAAGACCTTCGCCCGGTTTGCCCTAACTGCCATTCCATCATTCACCGAAGAAAACCCGCATATTCCATTGCAGAAATGAAAGACATGATACAGGGCAATAGTTTTAAGTGAAAACGGGAGATTTCAGTTTGGGAAAAACTGCCCCTACAGGGCAGGATTTGTCAATTGAATGGAATGGGAAAGCGTAAAGAGCCAAATCGTATGGGCCCATCGTAGGGGCGAACCCTTGTGGTCGCCCCATATCGTCGCCCCACGAAACCCCAAACCACCCCAGAACCCGAACCCCACCAATAATCACAAAACCCGGCGGGCCACGGTGAAGCGTTGTTGCCAGTAGGCTTGATTGAGCTCATCGATAATGACCCCCTGCGAAGTCGAAGCGTGCATGAAGCGCCCGCCGCTGAGCACAATGCCTACGTGCCGGGTGTTGCGTCCCGTCTGAAAAAAAACGAGATCGCCCACCCGCAGCTGTTGCGGGCGAATACGTGTGCCGTGCCGCATTTGCTGATCGGTCGTGCGCGGGATCTCAACTCCGAATCCGTTACGGAAAACCAGCATCACAAACGCGGAGCAGTCCACGCCTTGCTGCGTAATTCCGCCCAGCCGGTACGGCGTACCCCGCCATTGCTGATATTGCTGCATCAGGCGCTGTTCAACCTGACGACTGTCAGACCGGCTGCCCGAAGAACTCCCGCATCCACCCAAAAAAAGAGACAGGCCGAACAGCGACAGCAGCAGCAAAGGCAGGGAGTTGCTTTTCATGGCGGATTCAGATTTATATCACACAGCGCGGGATTTGAGCCCGGTTTTCAGGTGGTCGAGCACATCAATTACGGCGCTTGGATTGGCCATTACGTAGAAGTGCAGGCCCTGAACGCCGTGATTAAGCAGCTCCTGACATTGCTGCACGCCCCATTCAATGCCGATATCCCGGGCGCGATCGGGCTTGAGGGAGATCTCATGCGAAAGCGGCTCCGGGATGTTCAGGTGAAACGAGCGCGGCAACGTCGTGAGCTGACGGTAGCTCGTGATCAGCTTCAGACCCGGAATAATCGGCACGGTGATACCCGCTTCGCGGCATTTTGCTTCAAAGTCGAAGAATTTCTGATTATCGAAAAACATCTGCGTCACGATGTAATCCGCGCCGGCTTCGACTTTCTCTTTCAGGCGCAGGATATCCCAGTTCAGGTTGGGGGCTTCGAAGTGTTTTTCAGGATAGCCCCCTACGCCTACGCAGAAATTGGTTTTGTCGGCTTCCATGAGTTGCTCGAGGTAAAGACCTCGGTTCATACGCTTCACCTGCCGCACGAGATCTACGGCGTATTCATTGATGGTGCGGTCGGCATTGTAGGGTTTCGGCGCCCCGTGATCGTCCCCGCGGATGGCCAGCACATTCTGAATCCCGAGGAAGTTCAGCTCGATCAGCGCATCTTCGGTTTCCTCCCGCGTGAAGCCCTTGCACAGGATGTGCGGCACCGGCTCCACATTGTAGCGGTGCTTGATGGCCGCACAAAGCCCGATCGTGCCCGGACGCTTCCGCCGGATGTGCCTGCGGATGTTACCGTTATCGAGTTCTTCGTAGTAGGCTTCGGCTGCGTGCGCGGTCACATCAATAAACGGCGGCCGGTAGGGCATTACCTGATCAAGCGCTTCAAAAATACTGTTGATGGATTTGCCCCGCTTGGGCGGAATAATTTCAAAGGAAATGAGCGGCTCGGAGCTCTGTGCATAAAAATCGGTAACTTTCATCTGCGAAGCTTTGGAAGGTGTTAAATGAAAAAATCTGCATAGCTTAGGCTCCCTAAGGAGCAAGACCTAAAGGTAAGGATTGCTAACGGCAATAAAAGCAAACTTTGAAACAGGGTGAAATCGTGCGATGAGATCCTGTGGAGTATTTTATCAAAGACGAAATTAAAATATATTAGGATTTTGAGTTAGTTTAATGTCAGTTTGTTTATAAATCGAACTAAAATTGAAATTTAATGGGATTTCGTGAAGTCGGAGACGCTATCAGAAGGCAGCGTGTATTGCTGGGCGTTACGCAGCCAGACCTTGCGGAAATTGCAGGGGTGAGTGTGAACACGCTCTGCAATATCGAACGTGGTCAGGCCAACCCCACCTTAAAGGTGCTCCTTCAGCTTGCGGAAGTACTGGGGCTTGAACTCAAACTCATGATTAAAAGCCCGGGTGAGGTGACAAAATGAGCAAAATACAGTCGGCTGTTGTGTACTGGAATGGAGAAGCTGCAGGGCTTTTGACCCGCCATCATCGCAGGCATTATGTTTTCGAGTATTTTGAAGAATGGTTCACAAACCCCGAAAAACCTGCCGTGAGCCTGACCCTGCCCAAGACAAAGCGAAGGTGGGAGGCGGATCATCTTTTCCCGTTTTTCTTCAATATGCTCTCTGAGGGATTTAACAAACGCGTGCAGTGCCGTTTTTTCAGGATTGACGAGAACGATTTCTTCACGCACCTTGTCAAAACCGCGGGCTATGATACCGCAGGTGCAGTGACCATAAGACCGGCAGATGAATCGGAGCAATTATATGCCGATGACTGATATCCGATCCTGCCCCTGTACGCTTAAGCCCGGCTTTGATACTTTTAGCCCTAAAGCGCTGAAAAAAATGTTTGGCGGTGTGAAAGTCAGTCATATGCTTCCGGACAACTTTCCATCAAGAGCGGCGCTCGTGCAGCAAAGTCAAAAGTTCACCCTTAGAAAAATTTCTCTTTCCGGCGTGCAGCCTAAGTTTTCGGTTGATCGCCTGGGGCAGGAGATTGTTCTGACTTCTGGTTCAGCGTCCGGAAAGTTTATGCTTAAACCCGCTCCCTTTGATTTGTCTCATGCTTCTGATGTTCCTGCCAATGAACATCTCACCATGCAAATTGCCGGACAGGTTTATGGAATCAATACCGCTGAGAATGCCCTGGTTTTTTTTCGAAATGGTGAGGCAGCATATCTAACCAAAAGGTTTGATTATGGGAAGGACGATCAGAAATATCCAGTTGAAGATTTTGCAAGCCTTGCCGGCAAGACTTCCGAAACTGCGGGGCAAGACTTCAAATATAGCGGGAGCTATGAAGATGCCGCAGATCTGATTTATCAATTTGTACCTGCGGCTAAAATAGAAATTGAAAAGTTTTTCAAACTTATCGTGTTCAATTTCCTTGCTTCCAATGGAGATGCACATCTCAAAAACTTTTCCATTATCGGAAATTTATCAGGTCATTATCAGCTTGCACCGGCATACGACCTTACCAACACCAGTATTCACGTATCAAACCCTGAACTGGCACTTTTTGACGGATTGTTCAAGGATAACTTTGAAACGGAAAGCTTTGAAGCCAACGGCTTTCGCGCGTATGACGATTTCTTAACTTTTGGGCTGAGGATCGGTATTCAGGAAAAGCGGGTAAAAAGAATGCTTGACTTTTACAGGCTTGACCGACCCGCTGTTTATCAGCTGATCGAAAACAGTTTCTTGGATAATGAGCTGAAATTACAGTATGCAGCGCACTGGAAGAAGCGGCTGAAGGCGCTCAACTATTCGTATATGAAGCACATTTGACAGATTTGTCTCAACAAGCGTGGTCGGAATCGTGTTATAGACAACCGGGTAATCGACTGAGGACACGGGCTTGCGGTTTCGCGGCAGAATACAGAAGTGTGGGTCTGTTGTTGAAGAAATTATCCGCCCGCCCACAAAAAAAAGCAAGGGACCTATCTTTGATTTGGGGGCTCTAATCTGTCACGAAAGACCGTGATGTTCACGGAGTTTCCCCCAAAAAAACAAATGCTGAACCATTTCGCAGGCGGGGTGCAGGTTTGGGATGGGCTTTTCAGGATTTTGTTGCTGTGGAGTATCTGTTGTATGTCAGTCCAGAAAAAGTTCCCTGAGTTCGGGGGTGGGGATCATGCAGGCGTCTTGTTGGCCGAACCATTTGTAGCGGTTTCGGGCGATGAGGCGGTACACGGCGTCGCGAAGGAAGCGGGGGATGATGATGAAGCCGTAGAACAAGGGCCAGGCACCGCTGAGGCCGCGGGCGATGCGGAGGGCGGCGGCGGAGTGTGTGTACCAGCGGTCACCTTCTTTGAGGATGATGGTGTCGAAGCTTTCGGTGGGTTTGCCGTGCGTTTTCAGGAAGGCCTGACCGGCTTCCGACTGCAGGGGCGCGAAGCGGAAGGTTCGTTTGGGGTCGCGTTTGATGATGAAGGTGACCGATCCGTTGCACAGGTTGCAGACGCCGTCGAAGAAGATGACGGGGTTCTCTTTTGGATGTTCAGCAGTGTTGCTTTTGGGGCTTTGCATGATGTGAGGGCGTTTTTCAGGCTGACATGCAAAAGGCCTTCCGTGACGCTGTTACGAAACAGCTTTGCACGAAAGGCCTTTGTTCATTTTGTGCGGATTTCCGGTTTAGTCTTCCGGCTGCCAGCTTTTGATTTGGTCGCGGATGTAGCGTTCGAGGCCGTCGATTGGGATGCGCTCCTGCGCCATGGTATCGCGGTGACGCACGGTTACGGCCTGATCTTCGAGGGTCTCAAAATCCACGGTGATGCAGTAGGGCGTGCCGGCTTCGTCGAGGCGGCGGTAGCGTTTGCCGATGGAGCCTTTCTCGTCGAACTGCACGCGCCAGGTCTCGGAGAGCTCGGCCTGAATGGCGCGGGCTTTTTCCATGAGCTCGGGCTTTTTGATGAGCGGGAAGATGCCCGCGGTGATCGGGGCGAGCTTCGGGTGCAGTTTGAGCACGGTGCGGGTTTCGGTTTTGCCTTTCTCATCGGTCACTTCTTCTTCGCGGTAGGCGTCGCAGAGGGTCATGAGTACGCAGCGGTCGAGGCCGATAGAGGTTTCGATTACGTAGGGCACGAAGCGCTCCTTGGTTTGCGGGTTGAAGTATTCGAGCTTCTTGCCGGAAAACTCCTGATGCTGACTCAGGTCGAAGTCCGTGCGGTTGTGAATGCCCTCGACTTCCTGCCAGCCAATGGGGAAGCGGTACTGTACATCGACCGCGCTTTTGGCGTAGTGTGCGAGCTTATCCTGCGGGTGATCGAGGAAGCGCAGGTTTTTTTCCCGGATGCCGATGCTTTTGTGCCAGCCGATGCGCTCTTCTTTCCAGCGCAGGTACCAGTCTTCGTCGGAGCCGGGTGCTACAAAATATTGCATTTCCATTTGTTCGAACTCGCGCATGCGGAACACAAACTGCCGGGCTACGACTTCATTCCGGAAGGCTTTTCCGATCTGCGCAATGCCGAAGGGGACCTGTTGCCGCGCGGTGTTCATCACGTTGTTGAAGTTCACGAAGATGCCCTGCGCGGTTTCGGGACGCAGGTAAACTTTGGCGTCTTCGGTGTTGGCCGTTGCCCCGAACTGCGTGCTGAACATCAGGTTGAACTGCCGCACCTCGGTCCAGTTGAAGGCACCGGAATCCGGCGAGCGGATTTCTTCAGCCATGATGATGTCGTACAGATCCTCGGTCATGCTTTTGCGCGTGCCGCAGGTATCGAGCTGTTGCTGCAGGGCCGCGGCGCGTTCGGTATCGCCTTTTTCTTCGATTTTGCGGATGTGGTCTTCAATCAGCATGTCCGCGCGGTAGCGGCGCTTGCTCTCTTTGTCGTCGATCATCGGATCGCTGAAGCCATCTACGTGACCGGAGGCTTTCCAGACTTTGGGGTGCATGAGAATGGCGGCGTCAACGCCCACGATATTTTCGTGCTTTTGGGTCATGGAGGTCCACCATGCTTCATTCACGCGGCGCTTAAGTTCTACGCCGAGCGGGCCGTAATCGTAAACAGCGGCAAGTCCGCCATAAATTTCTGAGGATTGGAAGATGAAGCCCCGTGATTTTGCAAGTGAAACAATTTTATCAAGACTGTTGAGGTCAGACATGAAATTTGGTTTTGGATAAATTCAGGTTTTGGAAAGACCGGAGAGGTTTTTAGGGTAAACTGAACGCTGTCCGGTAAATGGTGCAGTCAGCGCACCGATACATCAGGTAAAAAAATGCGTGTACCGGATTTTTTGTAAAGATTTGGAATATACGAAGTTTGAGGCACATCAGCCTGCGTGAACCCAAGGCTGCATTTAGCTTGCCTGAATTAATGCTTATATTGCGCGATTAATCCAAAACGGGCAGAAGAAGCCCGCTCCGTTTACCCAAAATTATTTTTATGTCTGAATCAGCATCTGCGTCAGAAGCCCGCGTCTCCAAAAATTTTCTGGAAGAAATTATTGAAAAAGATCTGGCCGACGGCCGTCATCAGTCTATCCTGACCCGCTTCCCCCCCGAGCCGAACGGCTATCTGCATATCGGGCATGCCAAATCCATTACGGTGAATTTTTGTCTTGCGCAAAAATATGGCGGCAAGACAAATCTCCGCTTTGATGACACCAACCCGGTTACGGAGTCTGTCGAGTATGTGGAAAGCATTAAGCGGGATGTGCGCTGGCTCGGCTTTGAGTGGGCTGAGGAGCTTTACGCAAGCAATTATTTTGAACAGCTTTTTGAGTTTGCCATTAAACTGATTCGGGATGGCCTGGCTTTTGTGGATGACTCCACAGCCGAAGAGATTGCTGCGCAGAAGGGTTCGCTCACGCAGCCCGGTACCCACTCGCCTTACCGTGACCGTACGCCGGAGGAGAACGAAGACTTGTTCCGCCGCATGCGTGCCGGTGAGTTCCCGGACGGCGCCTGTACCCTTCGGGCAAAAATCGACATGGCGTCTCCGAACATGCACATGCGCGACCCGGTACTTTACCGCATTAAGCACGCGCACCATCACCGCACGGGTGATGCCTGGTGCATTTACCCGACCTATGATTTCGCACACGGGCAGAGTGACGCCATCGAAAATATCACGCACTCTATCTGTACGCTGGAGTTTGTACAGCACCGCCCGCTCTATGAATGGCTCATCGAAAAGCTGGGCATTTACCCGAGCCGGCAGTATGAGTTTGCCCGCCTGAACATGACCTACACCATCATGAGCAAGCGTAAGCTGATGCAGCTGGTGAATGAAGGGCACGTTGCCGGCTGGGATGATCCGCGCATGCCGACCATTTCCGGGCTTCGCCGCCGCGGGTACACGCCTGCTGCCATCCGCGAGTTTTGCGCCCGCATTGGCGTGGCCAAGCGCGATAATCTGATTGATGTTTCCCTGCTCGAGTTCTGTACCCGTGAAGACCTGAACAAATCCGGCCTGCGCCGCATGGTCGTGTTTGATCCGGTGAAGCTTGTCATCACAAACTGGCCGGAAGGCAAGACCGAGATGCTCGAGAGCGAGAACAACCCCGAGGATCCGGAAGGCGGCAGCCGGGAAGTTCCCTTCAGCGGTACGCTTTGGATAGAGCGGGATGATTTTATGGTTGATGCGCCCCGCAAGTATTTCCGGCTTTCTCCGGGAAAAAGTGTCCGTCTCAAAAGCGCCTTTATCATCACCGGCGAGGATTATGATGCCGATGAAAACGGCAGGATCACGGAAATCCGCTGTACCTATCATCCGGACAGCCGCAGCGGCAGCGATACTTCCGGTATCAAAGCCAAGGGTACGCTGCACTGGGTGAGCGCTGAACATGCGGTACCGGTTGAAATCCGCAATTACGACCGTCTTTTCCGGGAAGAAAACCTGGCCGAAGCGGAAGGCGATTTCCTGGATCACGTGAATCCGGACAGCCTGATTACCATCCCGCAGGCCCTGGCCGAGCCCGGATTGCTGGATGATCTGGATGCCGGTAATCCGGCGCGCCCGCATTTTCAGTTTATGCGCAAGGGCTATTATTATGAAGATGACGACTCCACGCCGGAGCGGCCAGTCTTCAACCAAACCGTGGGCCTGCGCGATACCTGGGCGAAGGTGAGCAAGAAAAAGAAGTAAGGCCCGCAAAGACTGCAGGCGGGTTTTCGGAAGAAAACCGGTGCAGGCTTCCCTATCCATCATAAAAAAAATCGGACAAGCGAATGATGAAAAAACTACATCATCTGTTTTGGGTTCTGTTGGTGTTTGCTGTCTCAGCATTTCCGGCAGTCCTTTCAGCGCAGGTACAAACCTTTGAAGCCATTTCGGGTCACGCGGTAGGCGAGCGCGTTACCCTGAACCATCAGGTTGTGCGCTATCTGCAGCACCTTGATGAGGCTTCTGACCGGGTGAAGCTCTTCCGGATTGGTACGAGCTACAACAGGGAGCCGCAGTACGGTGTGGTGCTTACTGCTCCGGCAAATCATGCCCGGCTTGAGGAAATTCGTGAGAACGCACTCCGGCTCGATGATCCGCGTACGCTTTCCACAGCTGAGGCGGATCAAATCATCCAAAATCAGCCGGCCCTGCTGTACCTTGGCGGATCTATTCACGGCTTTGAGCTGTCCGGTACGGAAGGGCTGCTGCTCTTTCTGGAAGAATACACAACATCCGCTGAGCCGCATATCATGGAACATTTGGCCAACACGGTGATGATTATTGACCCGCTCATCAATCCCGACGGTCGTGATGCGTTCGCGCAGTTCAACCATCAGCGGCTCGGACGTACCGTTCATGACGATAACCATGACTGGTCGAATGATTTTGATGGCTGGGAAGCGCGGAAGTTTCGCACGAGTCACTACTACTTCGACCTGAACCGGGACTGGTTTGCGGGCACCCATCCTGAAACGCGTAACCGGGTTGCGCTGCTGCGTCACTGGCGCGTGCAGGCTGGTGTGGATGCGCACGAAATGGGCCCTAATACCGAGTTTTATGTGGATCCGCCAACGGATCCGGTCTCGCCTGTTTTTCCGCCTTTTGCAACCAAATGGTTTGAAAAGTATGGCCGCGCCCATGCCGACCGCTTTGATGAACACCGTGTGGAGTACACCAAAGGGGAGATTTTCAACTTTTTCTTTCCGTCGTATTTCACAAGCTACATGAGCTATCAGGGGGCGGTAGGGATGCTGTACGAACAGGGTTCAAGCCGCGGACTTGCGATGCAGCGCTCTGACGGCACGACGCGTACGCTGTATGATGCGGCCTTTCAGCAATACCTGGCCTTCACGGCTATGGTTGGCCTGAGCTCCGACGAGCGGGAACAGCTGCTCACCGACTACTACCGCGCCAATGCAGAAGCCATCGAGCTGGGTCAGAGCGGCATTACCCGCTACTTCATTGAACCGACCGGAGATCCGCACCTGATTACCGAAGCCGTTAATATGCTGATGCGGCACGGTATTGAGGTGCATCAGCTTACACAGGAAACGACCCTGCGTAATATGCGCGATCGTGAAGGACGTGATGCAGGTCGCGTAAACCTGCCGGCAGGCACTTTTGTGATTGAAGCCGCGCAGCCGCGTTACCGCTTCATCCGTGCGCTGCTTGATCCGGAGATTCCGGTACCGGCAACGTTTCTGGAGGAGGCGCGTCAGCGCGTTGACCGGGGAGAGAACCCGCGTTTTTACGACACGACATCCTGGAGTTTGCCGCTGCTGTTCAATCTCACAGCCTGGCACAGCGGTGACCGCAGCCGGGTCAGCGCTGAGCGCATACATGAACCGCTGCAGCCCGGCATGGCTGAGGCTCCGGAAATGGCGCACTATGCCTACCTGATTGACGGTGCCCAAACCCGCGCACTTGCGGCGGTCCCCTATCTGCGGGCGCAGGGTATCCGGCTGCACCTGCTCACCAAGGCAACACAGGTGGACGGTCGCGGATTTGCTTCCGGTACGCTTGTGGTACGGGTTGATGATGATGCCGAAGCTGTGCATACAGCAGTGACCGGACTCGCAGCCCGGTTTGATCTCGAGGTGGTCGGGGTCAACAGTGGTCAGGCGGATGCGGGCTTTCCGCCGCTGGGCTCGGTGGAAGGCGGCCGGTTGAGCGAGCCTAAAATCGGGCTCATCACCAAAGGGCCGCTGGATGCGCTTTCTTTTGGCTGGGCCTGGCACACCCTTGACCGCACCTATGAAATACCCCATACGCTGATTCAAAGCCGAACGGTTGGACGCATTCCGCTGGAGCGTTTTAATACGCTCGTCCTGCCGGCTGTGACGAACGGCCGTGCCCTGGCTGAACTACTCGGCGAAGACGGCATGGCCCGCCTGCAGCGCTGGGTTCGGGACGGAGGCACGCTCATCGGTCTTGATACAGCGACGGATTTTATTCTCAATCAGCTTGAAATGGGCAGCCTGAAATCGTGGTATGCGCTGGAAGAAAATGAACAGGCGCAGCGGATTACGACCCCGGGTGCATTCTTCCGCGTTACGCTCGATCAGGAGCACTGGATGAGTTCCGGCTACACCGCCGCGCCACCCATGCTGGTGAATTCAAACCGGGTATATGTGGCACCTGAGGGACCGCCTTCACCTGCCCGAAACGCGGTGATTCAGGTACAGCGGGAGGATATCCGGATTTCGGGTCATGCATGGGCTGAAAACCTGGAGCGGCTGCCGGAGAGCGTGCTGCTTTGGCAGGAGCGCGTTGGTTCCGGGCAGATTATTCTCTTTACGGAAGACCCGAACTTTCGCGGGTACTGGCGCGGTGCCAACCGCTTGTTTCTCAATGCTGTGATCTTGGGAACAAGCAGGTAACGAACAGGTTTACAAAGAGACACTGTTTGTTGCGGAAAGTGTGAGGCGTTCTGATCCGTCACTTTTT
This genomic stretch from Cyclonatronum proteinivorum harbors:
- a CDS encoding HipA N-terminal domain-containing protein, yielding MSKIQSAVVYWNGEAAGLLTRHHRRHYVFEYFEEWFTNPEKPAVSLTLPKTKRRWEADHLFPFFFNMLSEGFNKRVQCRFFRIDENDFFTHLVKTAGYDTAGAVTIRPADESEQLYADD
- a CDS encoding NlpC/P60 family protein yields the protein MKSNSLPLLLLSLFGLSLFLGGCGSSSGSRSDSRQVEQRLMQQYQQWRGTPYRLGGITQQGVDCSAFVMLVFRNGFGVEIPRTTDQQMRHGTRIRPQQLRVGDLVFFQTGRNTRHVGIVLSGGRFMHASTSQGVIIDELNQAYWQQRFTVARRVL
- a CDS encoding glycine--tRNA ligase; protein product: MSDLNSLDKIVSLAKSRGFIFQSSEIYGGLAAVYDYGPLGVELKRRVNEAWWTSMTQKHENIVGVDAAILMHPKVWKASGHVDGFSDPMIDDKESKRRYRADMLIEDHIRKIEEKGDTERAAALQQQLDTCGTRKSMTEDLYDIIMAEEIRSPDSGAFNWTEVRQFNLMFSTQFGATANTEDAKVYLRPETAQGIFVNFNNVMNTARQQVPFGIAQIGKAFRNEVVARQFVFRMREFEQMEMQYFVAPGSDEDWYLRWKEERIGWHKSIGIREKNLRFLDHPQDKLAHYAKSAVDVQYRFPIGWQEVEGIHNRTDFDLSQHQEFSGKKLEYFNPQTKERFVPYVIETSIGLDRCVLMTLCDAYREEEVTDEKGKTETRTVLKLHPKLAPITAGIFPLIKKPELMEKARAIQAELSETWRVQFDEKGSIGKRYRRLDEAGTPYCITVDFETLEDQAVTVRHRDTMAQERIPIDGLERYIRDQIKSWQPED
- a CDS encoding helix-turn-helix domain-containing protein; its protein translation is MGFREVGDAIRRQRVLLGVTQPDLAEIAGVSVNTLCNIERGQANPTLKVLLQLAEVLGLELKLMIKSPGEVTK
- a CDS encoding HipA domain-containing protein; this encodes MFGGVKVSHMLPDNFPSRAALVQQSQKFTLRKISLSGVQPKFSVDRLGQEIVLTSGSASGKFMLKPAPFDLSHASDVPANEHLTMQIAGQVYGINTAENALVFFRNGEAAYLTKRFDYGKDDQKYPVEDFASLAGKTSETAGQDFKYSGSYEDAADLIYQFVPAAKIEIEKFFKLIVFNFLASNGDAHLKNFSIIGNLSGHYQLAPAYDLTNTSIHVSNPELALFDGLFKDNFETESFEANGFRAYDDFLTFGLRIGIQEKRVKRMLDFYRLDRPAVYQLIENSFLDNELKLQYAAHWKKRLKALNYSYMKHI
- a CDS encoding methylenetetrahydrofolate reductase translates to MKVTDFYAQSSEPLISFEIIPPKRGKSINSIFEALDQVMPYRPPFIDVTAHAAEAYYEELDNGNIRRHIRRKRPGTIGLCAAIKHRYNVEPVPHILCKGFTREETEDALIELNFLGIQNVLAIRGDDHGAPKPYNADRTINEYAVDLVRQVKRMNRGLYLEQLMEADKTNFCVGVGGYPEKHFEAPNLNWDILRLKEKVEAGADYIVTQMFFDNQKFFDFEAKCREAGITVPIIPGLKLITSYRQLTTLPRSFHLNIPEPLSHEISLKPDRARDIGIEWGVQQCQELLNHGVQGLHFYVMANPSAVIDVLDHLKTGLKSRAV
- a CDS encoding glutamine--tRNA ligase/YqeY domain fusion protein; translation: MSESASASEARVSKNFLEEIIEKDLADGRHQSILTRFPPEPNGYLHIGHAKSITVNFCLAQKYGGKTNLRFDDTNPVTESVEYVESIKRDVRWLGFEWAEELYASNYFEQLFEFAIKLIRDGLAFVDDSTAEEIAAQKGSLTQPGTHSPYRDRTPEENEDLFRRMRAGEFPDGACTLRAKIDMASPNMHMRDPVLYRIKHAHHHRTGDAWCIYPTYDFAHGQSDAIENITHSICTLEFVQHRPLYEWLIEKLGIYPSRQYEFARLNMTYTIMSKRKLMQLVNEGHVAGWDDPRMPTISGLRRRGYTPAAIREFCARIGVAKRDNLIDVSLLEFCTREDLNKSGLRRMVVFDPVKLVITNWPEGKTEMLESENNPEDPEGGSREVPFSGTLWIERDDFMVDAPRKYFRLSPGKSVRLKSAFIITGEDYDADENGRITEIRCTYHPDSRSGSDTSGIKAKGTLHWVSAEHAVPVEIRNYDRLFREENLAEAEGDFLDHVNPDSLITIPQALAEPGLLDDLDAGNPARPHFQFMRKGYYYEDDDSTPERPVFNQTVGLRDTWAKVSKKKK
- a CDS encoding thiol-disulfide oxidoreductase DCC family protein encodes the protein MQSPKSNTAEHPKENPVIFFDGVCNLCNGSVTFIIKRDPKRTFRFAPLQSEAGQAFLKTHGKPTESFDTIILKEGDRWYTHSAAALRIARGLSGAWPLFYGFIIIPRFLRDAVYRLIARNRYKWFGQQDACMIPTPELRELFLD
- a CDS encoding HNH endonuclease → MNTYLFAWNPTKWSWTDLAQNIESLNQTGRVIQKWSCVSHKQVRLGDRAFLVRLGTEPKGIMGSGTIISEAFLSEHWSGEDKLVHRVFIEFDTLLNPMKEPILSLEALDIGKLSRQVWTPQASGISIKPDVTNELEAIWFNFLNDREPEETIADDAASDSYFEGATRAVISTNRERNPHARAACLRHYGYKCIVCEFDFEKVYGEAGREFIHVHHLSEVANKKGVYKIDPIEDLRPVCPNCHSIIHRRKPAYSIAEMKDMIQGNSFK